A region from the Bacillus sp. Marseille-P3661 genome encodes:
- a CDS encoding divergent polysaccharide deacetylase family protein has protein sequence MKIKLLALILLFFSFTTESHALIGNTPKKELAIVIDDFGNNMKGTAEMLELPIPLTVAVMPFLPTTEQDAKLAHAKGHEVIVHMPMQPKHGKKSWLGPGAITTDLSDEEVRKRIESAIDNVPYAVGMNHHLGSKVTEDERIMRIILEICKERNLYYLDSKTAEKSVIPKLAEELEVPYLENDLFFDHVYSEKHIYRQASNIVKYLLQYEQIIAIGHVGITGERVVGALKTYIPEYEKEAEIVTLSELIKPPLFE, from the coding sequence ATGAAAATAAAACTTCTTGCGCTTATTCTTCTCTTCTTTAGTTTCACTACTGAAAGCCATGCTTTAATAGGAAATACCCCGAAAAAAGAACTTGCAATCGTAATTGATGATTTTGGTAATAATATGAAGGGTACAGCAGAAATGCTTGAACTTCCCATCCCACTTACTGTAGCCGTTATGCCTTTCTTACCTACTACGGAACAAGATGCTAAGCTAGCCCATGCAAAAGGACATGAAGTGATTGTTCATATGCCTATGCAACCCAAGCATGGTAAAAAAAGTTGGCTTGGACCAGGTGCCATCACTACTGACTTAAGTGATGAAGAAGTCAGAAAAAGAATCGAAAGTGCAATTGATAATGTTCCTTATGCAGTGGGGATGAATCATCACTTGGGCTCAAAGGTAACGGAAGATGAACGAATAATGAGAATTATCTTAGAGATTTGTAAAGAACGTAATCTCTATTACCTTGATAGTAAAACAGCAGAAAAAAGTGTGATTCCAAAATTAGCTGAAGAATTAGAGGTCCCTTATTTAGAAAATGATTTATTCTTTGATCATGTTTATTCTGAAAAACATATATACCGTCAAGCTTCTAACATCGTAAAATATTTACTACAATATGAACAAATAATAGCGATTGGACATGTTGGAATCACGGGAGAACGAGTCGTCGGCGCATTAAAAACATATATTCCGGAATACGAAAAAGAAGCAGAAATTGTTACACTTTCAGAATTAATTAAACCCCCACTTTTTGAATAA
- a CDS encoding DUF2294 domain-containing protein, with amino-acid sequence MGRNLEHQFSMLVREIRKEYVGNGPKEISTRFVGNWAISEMKGNLTNVEKFMINSAQGKQMIHETRTKMVKEIYKKPEVIEKFETLIGAKVLRLFSDINIEDDIAMTVFVFDESVDLKAN; translated from the coding sequence ATGGGAAGAAATTTGGAACATCAATTCAGTATGCTTGTTAGGGAAATTAGAAAAGAATATGTGGGAAACGGACCGAAGGAAATTAGTACACGCTTTGTTGGAAACTGGGCCATCAGTGAAATGAAAGGAAACCTAACCAACGTTGAGAAATTTATGATTAACTCTGCACAAGGTAAACAGATGATACATGAGACGCGGACAAAAATGGTGAAGGAAATCTATAAGAAACCAGAGGTCATTGAAAAATTTGAAACATTAATCGGTGCAAAAGTGCTACGGCTTTTTTCAGATATTAATATTGAAGATGATATTGCAATGACTGTTTTTGTTTTCGATGAATCCGTAGATCTAAAAGCTAATTAG
- a CDS encoding AAA domain-containing protein: MKEQLVHMRDKLNDISRRNRSIRLLKLYNKWSFDLTELDQLSEEKVSVSIVENIIKQTKSDITLLKPSINNEASLAISRKLTDLSRNIKAIEEETGIHDFYLGFPFLTGTLSDGTFFQAPLFLYPIRLEKNNVHTQKWILKLDEGEPQINRTLFLAFKKLNNLTFTEDFFEQAGEIATQFDYDSWLNLLKSIEMNVYFSQQSITKLKEYKKEEIPGVANLTLIENAVIGNFPQGGSSLVKDYEALIELSEGSNLSLAGELIEPSDQDFNMEHNPENLHMKLTDQEDGEILNLLQTDGSQEEILKEARYKRGLVVHGPPGTGKSQVIVNLITDALKQDKNVLVVCQKRAALDVIYQRVDSIGLSNHIALVHDEKHDRKNLYAKVASVLDQNQIVYPQAEQHLASTSKKLSAQEELLNSIANALYEYQEFGFRLYDLYGKAIPVEETTQIIDLNDVLSDLNKDTLDEVSEKVYTYAEWYERFGDDDYPLKERKSFENLNMKNKLEAIELIENLLEKARNAADYMNSLNHENITPAYTWLIENKLDKVYPDLDDTNKRTLQGLRLWWWSSFSGKSIIEELIDGEKFRGTNSPEWLKIKKSLVLMYDLGKETKQMATEIEKLKTYIDDTKVETLKSRISEGDIPITDLDKILEYMHRDFEELNQMDRYWHDCSELVKKVIRKLQGKDNQSNLALPDYWVDLFRNSAYVHWIDQTEKKYPQVQKVSSNEFSRIRESFANLIEEKRQVATQYLLHSLTKKVAATQTTNPKSIRELKHQVGKKRRIWSLRKLVNEFANEGLVDIMPVWLVSPEIVSSIFPLKDGLFDLVIFDEASQCTVESGIPAVYRAKQLIVAGDEKQLPPFSMFQSSYVNDDDDEEQYDIDESVSLLNLAKRRFPEKLLQWHYRSKYEELINFSNHAFYNGHVQIAPNVVPFKSPPAVKWKKVEGLWINQSNEIEAIKVVNTLKDILINQPNKTIGIITFNAKQQTKILDLIEKTTSEDEEFNAVYNQMMSKDLDERIFVKNIENVQGDERDIILFSIGYAKNEEGKVYNRFGMLNQKGGENRLNVAVTRAKEGIIVVSSLEPEELNVANTSQLGPKLLKSYLKYVRAVSNAQIEQINAVIQEINENVNTHVREQGLHFDSPFEEQVYKQLRNLDYDVTTQVGLSGYRIDLAIVHPTDSSRYILGIECDGAMYHSSANAKERDVYRQRFLESRGWVIERIWSRNWWRNPAAEIERIDRKIKELLQSEKAREQVIH, translated from the coding sequence ATGAAGGAACAGTTAGTTCATATGCGGGATAAGTTGAATGATATTAGTCGTCGGAATCGCTCGATCCGGTTATTAAAGCTTTATAATAAATGGAGTTTTGACTTAACAGAGTTAGACCAATTATCCGAAGAAAAGGTAAGTGTTTCGATTGTCGAAAACATTATTAAACAAACTAAAAGTGACATTACACTGTTAAAGCCTTCAATTAATAATGAAGCCTCGTTGGCTATTTCCAGAAAGTTAACGGATTTATCAAGAAACATAAAGGCCATCGAGGAGGAAACCGGTATTCATGATTTTTATTTAGGTTTCCCTTTTCTAACTGGAACGCTTTCCGATGGCACTTTTTTTCAGGCACCTTTATTTTTATACCCAATTCGATTAGAAAAAAATAATGTTCATACACAAAAGTGGATACTAAAACTTGATGAAGGTGAACCACAAATTAATCGTACCTTATTTCTAGCTTTTAAAAAGTTAAATAATTTAACGTTTACGGAAGATTTTTTTGAACAAGCTGGTGAAATTGCAACCCAATTTGATTATGATTCATGGCTTAACTTGTTGAAAAGTATTGAAATGAATGTGTACTTTTCCCAACAGAGCATAACGAAACTTAAAGAATATAAAAAAGAAGAGATCCCAGGAGTAGCGAATTTAACCTTAATAGAGAATGCGGTTATCGGAAATTTTCCTCAGGGTGGCTCATCGTTGGTGAAAGATTATGAAGCTCTAATAGAACTTTCAGAAGGCAGCAACTTGTCATTAGCAGGTGAATTGATTGAACCTAGTGATCAGGATTTTAATATGGAGCATAATCCTGAAAATTTACATATGAAGTTAACTGATCAAGAAGATGGAGAGATTTTAAATCTTTTGCAAACGGATGGCTCTCAAGAGGAGATTTTGAAAGAAGCCCGGTATAAAAGAGGCTTAGTCGTGCATGGTCCCCCAGGAACCGGAAAGTCGCAAGTGATTGTGAACCTAATCACCGATGCGTTAAAGCAAGACAAAAATGTTTTAGTAGTTTGTCAAAAAAGGGCCGCATTAGATGTTATTTATCAAAGAGTAGATAGCATCGGTCTGAGTAATCATATTGCGCTGGTCCATGATGAAAAACATGATCGAAAGAATTTATACGCTAAAGTGGCGTCTGTACTAGATCAAAATCAAATTGTCTATCCGCAAGCGGAACAACATTTGGCATCTACTTCTAAGAAGTTATCGGCACAGGAAGAGTTGTTAAATAGTATCGCAAATGCTTTATATGAATATCAAGAATTCGGCTTTAGATTATACGATTTATATGGAAAAGCCATTCCGGTAGAAGAAACCACGCAAATTATTGATTTGAATGATGTATTGTCAGATTTAAATAAAGACACACTTGACGAAGTATCGGAGAAGGTCTATACCTACGCAGAATGGTATGAAAGATTTGGTGATGATGATTATCCATTGAAAGAACGGAAGTCTTTTGAAAATCTAAATATGAAAAATAAGCTGGAGGCAATCGAACTAATAGAAAACTTGCTTGAGAAGGCGAGAAATGCGGCAGATTATATGAATTCGTTAAATCATGAGAACATTACCCCAGCGTACACTTGGCTAATTGAGAACAAATTAGACAAAGTATATCCTGATTTAGACGATACAAATAAAAGGACATTACAAGGTTTGCGTTTATGGTGGTGGAGTTCTTTTTCTGGAAAATCCATTATTGAGGAATTAATTGATGGAGAAAAATTTAGAGGGACAAATTCGCCTGAATGGCTCAAAATAAAAAAATCGTTAGTGCTCATGTATGATTTAGGTAAAGAAACAAAGCAAATGGCTACTGAAATTGAAAAGTTAAAAACATATATCGATGATACCAAAGTTGAAACGTTAAAAAGCCGTATTTCAGAAGGGGATATACCTATTACCGATTTGGATAAAATTCTGGAATATATGCATAGGGATTTTGAAGAATTAAACCAAATGGACCGATACTGGCACGATTGTTCAGAACTAGTTAAAAAAGTGATACGTAAACTTCAAGGAAAGGATAATCAATCCAATCTTGCATTGCCTGACTATTGGGTAGATCTTTTTAGAAATTCGGCATATGTTCATTGGATTGACCAAACCGAAAAGAAATACCCGCAGGTGCAAAAAGTTTCATCTAATGAATTTTCACGGATACGGGAGTCTTTTGCAAACTTGATTGAAGAAAAAAGACAAGTCGCGACACAGTATCTTCTTCATTCACTGACGAAGAAAGTGGCGGCCACCCAAACGACGAATCCTAAAAGTATTCGTGAGCTTAAGCATCAAGTAGGTAAAAAAAGAAGGATATGGTCGCTGCGTAAATTAGTCAATGAATTTGCAAATGAAGGGCTAGTCGATATTATGCCAGTATGGCTTGTTTCTCCTGAAATTGTATCGTCGATTTTTCCACTAAAAGACGGATTATTTGATTTAGTCATTTTTGATGAGGCATCACAATGTACGGTAGAAAGTGGGATTCCAGCCGTTTATCGTGCCAAGCAACTAATCGTTGCAGGTGATGAGAAACAGCTGCCACCGTTTAGCATGTTTCAGTCTTCGTATGTGAATGATGACGACGATGAAGAACAATATGACATCGATGAATCTGTTAGTTTGCTAAATTTGGCTAAAAGAAGATTTCCTGAAAAGCTTCTTCAATGGCATTATCGTTCTAAATATGAGGAATTGATTAATTTTTCCAACCATGCCTTTTATAATGGCCATGTGCAAATTGCTCCAAACGTCGTTCCATTTAAAAGTCCACCAGCAGTAAAGTGGAAAAAGGTCGAAGGTCTATGGATCAATCAATCAAATGAAATTGAGGCGATTAAGGTTGTAAATACATTGAAGGATATTCTCATCAACCAACCTAATAAAACGATAGGGATCATTACCTTCAATGCAAAGCAGCAAACTAAAATTTTAGATTTAATTGAAAAGACAACAAGTGAAGATGAGGAATTTAATGCTGTATACAACCAGATGATGTCTAAAGATCTAGATGAAAGAATTTTTGTGAAAAATATCGAAAATGTACAAGGTGACGAAAGAGATATTATTCTTTTTTCAATAGGTTATGCAAAAAATGAAGAAGGAAAGGTTTATAACCGGTTTGGGATGCTGAATCAAAAAGGCGGGGAAAACCGGCTTAATGTTGCCGTTACAAGAGCAAAAGAAGGCATTATTGTCGTATCAAGTCTAGAACCTGAGGAATTAAATGTTGCGAACACATCTCAATTAGGACCAAAACTTTTAAAATCTTATTTGAAGTATGTAAGAGCTGTATCAAACGCACAAATTGAACAAATAAATGCTGTAATTCAAGAAATTAATGAAAATGTTAATACGCATGTACGGGAACAAGGTTTACATTTTGATTCTCCGTTTGAAGAACAGGTTTACAAACAATTAAGAAACCTAGACTATGATGTCACTACACAGGTAGGTTTGTCTGGCTATCGCATCGATTTAGCGATCGTCCATCCGACTGATTCCTCGAGATATATTTTAGGAATTGAATGTGATGGTGCGATGTATCATAGTTCTGCAAATGCAAAAGAAAGGGATGTATATCGTCAACGTTTCCTTGAAAGCAGAGGATGGGTAATTGAAAGAATATGGAGTCGAAATTGGTGGAGAAATCCTGCTGCAGAAATTGAACGAATTGATAGGAAAATTAAAGAGTTGCTCCAAAGTGAAAAAGCTCGTGAGCAGGTTATACATTAG
- the fdhF gene encoding formate dehydrogenase subunit alpha, translated as MSDTLKVIINGVTHEIKEGTRILDYLLSQDIQHPHICYSEILGPVQSCDTCMCEVDGTIMRACSTVVEDGMNILTASELAKQAQDEAMDRILENHLLYCTVCDNNNGNCRVHNTAEMMGVEHQTRPHRSKGYEVDMSHPFYRYDADQCILCGRCVETCQDLQVNETLTINWESDQPRVLWDGGKSINESSCVSCGQCVTVCPCNALMEKSMLGNAGFMTSMEDDLLTPMIDLVKAVEPDYKTIFAVSEVEAAMRDTRTKKTKTVCTFCGVGCTFEVWTKDHEILKIEPSENAPVNSVSTCVKGKFGWDFVNSQERITTPLIRKGDVFVEASWEEALNLVAEKLGGIKDTYGSDALGFIASSKITNEENYLIQKMARQVFGTNNVDNCSRYCQSPASWGLQQTGGIGGDSGSIQDIMGAGLVILVGCAPAEGHPVLASRIKRAHKLHGQKLITVDVRRHEMADRADLFVRPKQGTDYVWLSAITKYMIDQGWHNEEFIQKHVNHYDDFLNMISPYTLEEAEKLTGISKEVLIQMAEMIRDADGTAICWGMGVTQNIAGSHTSVAIANLLLATGNMMRSNAGAFPLRGHNNVQGAADMGTMPNIFSGYQPVANDEIRTKFENAYGVTLPAQPGLDNIEMLEAIDKGNMKAMYVVGEDMAWVDADSNHTQDMLAKLDFLVVQEIFLTTTAQFADVILPGAPSLEKEGTFTNTERRVQRLYQALELTGNSKPDWWILQELANRMGFNWNYQHPSEIFAEMASLTPFFANCSYDVLEGWNSFTWGSPNGTDTPVLYMDGFNFPDKKARFGLFDYVAPVEFPEEFDLSLDNGRLLEHFHEGNLTQKSEGLKYKFPKVFVEVSPELAKERGVKDGTLVRLMSPYGAIRLPVLVTDRVEGKTVYVPMHSSSHESAVNLLTGGAVDVVTHTPAYKQTKVRMEVLELEGENPLPKFNPRNATRTPQMGLEIYRKWERGDYVPIAGVNEHIKPGLYDRRNA; from the coding sequence TTGTCAGATACATTGAAAGTGATTATTAATGGAGTAACGCATGAAATAAAAGAAGGAACACGTATTTTAGATTACCTTCTTTCTCAAGATATACAGCATCCACATATTTGTTATTCAGAAATTCTAGGTCCGGTGCAAAGCTGTGATACATGTATGTGTGAGGTAGATGGCACGATTATGCGTGCGTGTTCTACAGTAGTAGAGGATGGCATGAATATTCTTACAGCCTCAGAACTTGCCAAACAGGCACAAGACGAAGCGATGGACCGGATTTTAGAAAATCACTTATTATATTGTACGGTTTGCGATAATAACAACGGTAATTGCCGTGTCCATAATACAGCTGAAATGATGGGCGTCGAACATCAAACACGTCCGCATCGTTCCAAAGGCTATGAAGTGGATATGTCGCATCCATTTTACCGCTACGATGCTGACCAATGTATTTTATGTGGTCGCTGTGTGGAAACATGTCAAGACTTACAAGTGAATGAAACATTAACGATTAATTGGGAAAGCGACCAGCCGCGTGTTTTATGGGATGGAGGAAAAAGTATTAATGAATCCTCCTGTGTTTCGTGTGGACAATGTGTAACTGTTTGTCCTTGTAATGCATTAATGGAAAAATCAATGCTTGGAAATGCCGGATTTATGACATCCATGGAGGACGACTTGCTGACTCCTATGATTGATCTAGTAAAAGCAGTAGAACCGGATTACAAAACGATCTTCGCGGTTTCAGAAGTCGAAGCAGCCATGCGTGATACACGTACGAAAAAGACAAAAACGGTTTGTACATTCTGCGGTGTGGGCTGCACATTTGAGGTTTGGACAAAAGACCATGAAATTTTAAAAATTGAACCATCTGAAAACGCGCCGGTAAACAGCGTATCTACCTGTGTAAAAGGAAAATTTGGCTGGGATTTTGTAAATTCACAAGAACGTATTACAACACCGCTAATTCGTAAAGGCGATGTATTTGTTGAAGCCAGCTGGGAAGAGGCATTAAATCTGGTTGCAGAAAAATTAGGTGGTATTAAAGATACGTATGGTAGTGATGCACTAGGATTTATAGCATCTTCTAAGATCACAAATGAAGAAAATTATCTAATTCAAAAGATGGCCCGTCAAGTATTTGGCACAAATAATGTGGACAATTGTTCGCGTTATTGCCAGTCTCCGGCATCCTGGGGCTTACAGCAGACCGGCGGTATTGGTGGTGACTCAGGGTCTATTCAAGATATCATGGGCGCAGGACTTGTAATCCTTGTAGGCTGTGCTCCAGCAGAGGGACACCCTGTACTTGCATCACGCATTAAGCGTGCTCATAAGCTACATGGCCAAAAGTTAATTACCGTAGACGTCCGAAGACATGAAATGGCGGACCGTGCGGATTTATTTGTTCGTCCAAAGCAAGGAACGGATTATGTATGGCTGTCTGCGATTACAAAGTACATGATTGACCAAGGTTGGCATAATGAAGAGTTCATCCAAAAGCATGTGAACCATTATGATGATTTCTTAAACATGATCTCTCCATATACGCTTGAGGAAGCAGAGAAGTTGACTGGCATTTCTAAAGAGGTACTCATTCAAATGGCTGAAATGATTCGTGATGCAGATGGAACTGCTATTTGCTGGGGTATGGGAGTCACACAAAACATTGCCGGTTCACATACATCTGTTGCGATTGCGAACCTGCTGCTTGCTACAGGTAATATGATGCGCAGCAATGCAGGTGCCTTCCCACTGCGCGGACATAATAATGTCCAAGGTGCAGCAGACATGGGAACAATGCCTAATATTTTCTCGGGATATCAGCCAGTAGCGAACGATGAAATTAGAACGAAGTTTGAGAATGCGTATGGTGTAACACTTCCTGCACAGCCAGGATTAGATAATATTGAAATGCTTGAAGCAATTGATAAAGGAAATATGAAAGCCATGTATGTTGTAGGCGAGGACATGGCCTGGGTCGATGCTGATTCTAATCATACACAGGACATGCTTGCTAAATTGGATTTTCTTGTTGTTCAAGAAATCTTTTTAACAACAACTGCTCAATTTGCAGACGTTATTTTACCGGGTGCACCTTCACTTGAAAAAGAAGGAACATTTACAAACACCGAACGTCGTGTACAACGCTTATACCAAGCGTTAGAGCTGACAGGAAATAGCAAGCCTGACTGGTGGATTCTTCAAGAATTGGCAAACAGAATGGGCTTTAATTGGAACTATCAGCATCCAAGTGAAATTTTTGCTGAAATGGCAAGTTTAACGCCATTCTTTGCAAATTGTAGCTACGATGTACTTGAAGGATGGAACAGCTTTACATGGGGTTCACCAAACGGAACAGACACACCGGTTCTATACATGGACGGCTTTAATTTTCCAGACAAGAAGGCTCGTTTCGGCTTGTTTGACTATGTAGCGCCAGTCGAATTCCCGGAAGAGTTCGACCTATCGCTTGATAACGGGCGTTTGCTTGAGCATTTCCATGAAGGAAACCTAACACAGAAATCAGAAGGGCTCAAATATAAATTCCCGAAAGTATTTGTCGAGGTTTCTCCAGAACTTGCAAAAGAGCGTGGAGTAAAGGACGGCACACTTGTACGACTCATGTCACCATACGGTGCGATTCGTCTTCCGGTTCTTGTAACAGACAGAGTAGAAGGCAAAACAGTATATGTACCCATGCATTCATCAAGTCACGAGAGCGCTGTTAATTTGCTGACAGGTGGTGCGGTAGACGTCGTTACACATACACCTGCGTATAAACAAACAAAGGTGCGGATGGAAGTACTTGAGTTAGAAGGAGAAAATCCACTTCCGAAATTTAACCCGCGCAATGCAACGCGCACACCGCAAATGGGTCTTGAAATTTACCGCAAATGGGAACGCGGTGACTATGTTCCAATCGCAGGTGTTAATGAACATATTAAGCCGGGGTTGTATGACAGGAGGAATGCGTAA
- the fdhD gene encoding formate dehydrogenase accessory sulfurtransferase FdhD, with protein MNQQMIVNNQVLRFENGEIQLVEDEIVTEFPVTIMLNGQEFATLVCSPEYIEDLVVGFLASEGIISRYEDIKELQVIEKTGKAIVTTHRVNKFNEMIHSKRYVTSCCGKSRQSFYFYTDARTVKPIETKDSVLSIQECFHLMEKMQKSSTVFQNTGGVHNAALCDKNGIVIARTDIGRHNALDKIYGYCLKHSISMENKVIVFSGRISSEVLLKVAKIKCGVVLSKSAPTELALRLANELGITTVGFIRNKALNIYTNPERIITTELTN; from the coding sequence ATGAATCAGCAAATGATAGTAAACAATCAAGTGCTGCGTTTTGAAAATGGTGAAATTCAACTTGTAGAGGATGAAATCGTAACAGAGTTTCCAGTGACGATTATGTTAAATGGTCAAGAATTTGCGACCTTAGTTTGCAGTCCAGAATATATTGAGGATTTAGTAGTCGGCTTTTTAGCGTCAGAGGGCATTATTAGCCGCTATGAGGATATAAAGGAACTTCAGGTGATTGAAAAAACAGGCAAGGCTATTGTTACAACACATCGGGTAAATAAATTTAATGAAATGATCCACTCCAAGCGGTATGTAACATCGTGCTGTGGAAAGAGCCGTCAAAGCTTTTACTTTTATACGGATGCAAGAACGGTCAAGCCAATTGAAACAAAAGATAGCGTGTTGTCCATACAGGAATGCTTTCATCTTATGGAGAAAATGCAGAAATCATCGACAGTTTTTCAAAATACGGGTGGTGTTCATAATGCAGCACTATGTGATAAAAATGGCATAGTTATCGCCAGAACAGACATTGGTAGACATAATGCATTGGATAAAATATATGGATACTGTCTTAAACATTCCATTTCAATGGAAAATAAAGTAATTGTATTTAGTGGTCGAATTTCCTCAGAAGTATTATTAAAGGTAGCCAAAATTAAATGTGGAGTTGTACTCTCTAAATCTGCACCAACTGAATTGGCATTGCGTTTAGCAAATGAACTTGGTATTACCACTGTTGGCTTTATCCGCAACAAAGCATTGAATATCTACACAAATCCTGAACGGATTATTACAACTGAATTAACGAATTAG
- a CDS encoding DUF1641 domain-containing protein: MAKPIQMIKKVELSEKQKQSQSLESLLSEVAQNKESLLETLHLLQELHNSGILEALNSLVQAKEDVAKIAVGQMTREPVTNLINNAMAAGGALTNLDPEMTKKLMGSVSKGLEKAEQGLQSDSKIGVLDLMKALKDPDLNRAIGFGLNLLKGVGEGLKE, from the coding sequence ATGGCTAAACCCATTCAAATGATAAAAAAAGTCGAGCTTAGTGAAAAGCAAAAACAGTCACAATCCTTAGAGAGTCTTCTCTCTGAGGTTGCTCAAAATAAAGAGTCCTTGCTTGAGACGCTTCATCTACTGCAGGAGCTTCACAACAGTGGTATTTTAGAGGCGCTAAATAGCCTTGTACAAGCAAAAGAAGATGTAGCGAAAATCGCGGTGGGCCAAATGACGCGCGAGCCGGTTACAAATCTCATTAACAACGCGATGGCAGCAGGCGGAGCATTGACCAACCTAGATCCTGAGATGACTAAGAAGCTAATGGGCAGCGTTTCCAAAGGATTAGAAAAAGCAGAACAAGGACTACAATCAGATTCAAAGATTGGAGTACTGGATTTAATGAAGGCATTAAAGGATCCGGATCTGAACCGTGCCATCGGATTTGGTTTAAATCTTCTAAAGGGTGTCGGTGAAGGGTTAAAGGAATAG